ATCGTTTTGATGAGCGCCATTTTGCGATGATCGGTGAACGGACAGGAAATGTTTTCCGTATCGGTGACGAGATCACCATCCGTGTTATTAATGTTAATAAAGATGAGCGCTCGATTGATTTTGAAATTGTTGGGATGAAGGGCACGCCACGCCGCATGCGGACTGATTCACCACGTGTATTCAAGACAGGTAGTGACAAAAAGAAACCGCGTCAAAGTCTTAGCCGCCCGGAAAGCTCTAAATCGCCATCTTCCAAACGAACTGGATCGAAAAAGAAGAAGTCTTACGATAATGCTTCAAAAGCGAAACGGGAAGGTAAGAAAAAACGACGGTAAATCGTTGCGAGGGCCTGTCATTTGGCAGGCTCTCTTTTTCCCTTCTCGTTGAGGCTTTCTGCAAGTTTTGCTAAAATAGAGAGATAGAAAGCGGGGGAAGTCCAATGCCAAAAGGCGAGGGAAAAGTTGTCGCACAAAACAAAAAAGCATACCATGATTATTTCATCGAAGAAACCTATGAAGCTGGAATTGTCCTGCAAGGAACTGAGATTAAATCGATTCGCGGAGGTCGCGTAAATTTAAAGGATTCATATGCTCGTATACATAATGGCGAAATGTTCTTATATAGCATGCATGTCAGCCCATATGAGCAAGGAAACCGGTATAACCATGACCCACTGAGAACGAGAAAGCTGTTGCTTCACAAAAAGCAGATTAGTACATTAATTGGTGAAACAAAAGAAGCAGGCTACGCGCTCGTTCCATTAAAAGTTTATTTGAAAAACGGCTTTGCCAAAGTATTAATAGGTCTAGCCAAAGGGAAAAAGAAATACGATAAACGCGAAGACTTAAAACAGAAAGAAGCAAAGCGTGAAATCGAGCGTGCTTTCCGTGAAAGACAGAAGATGTAGATTAGTTAGTTTCGGTTGAGTAAAAGAAAATGCCACCATGGCAACATAACCAAGAAGTTACAATTGAAAAACCGGTTGGCTATGTTATAATAATAAATGTCACCAAGTGAGTGACGGATAACTTTTGCTCGAGACTTCAATGAGCAATCCTAACGTCAAGTGAGCTTAACCGCCCACTGACCCTTCTAACATGGGGACGCTACGGATTCGACAGGGGTAGT
The DNA window shown above is from Bacillus sp. T3 and carries:
- the smpB gene encoding SsrA-binding protein SmpB — protein: MPKGEGKVVAQNKKAYHDYFIEETYEAGIVLQGTEIKSIRGGRVNLKDSYARIHNGEMFLYSMHVSPYEQGNRYNHDPLRTRKLLLHKKQISTLIGETKEAGYALVPLKVYLKNGFAKVLIGLAKGKKKYDKREDLKQKEAKREIERAFRERQKM